A region from the Paenibacillus humicola genome encodes:
- a CDS encoding dienelactone hydrolase family protein, with protein sequence MWNPDRFLEQVNRDKTPAYAFKPGAPEEWLEWRDALAEELKRVLAMPSGENADLAPELLERKDCGDYMREHIVLRTAPHLSMPAYVLLPKRFAPPYPAVIACPGHGYGYKALVGLEPDGSVRLGEPGIYKDYPIELARRGFLVIVPELLGLGDRRLEQDRDKEPKANSCFLLAMNLLMAGKTLAGYRVHELMRCADYLSARGDVAADRIGCMGFSGGALVSALTAALDRRIRAAVISGYSNTFEDSILASPHCADNYIPGLLRLADMPDIWGLIAPRPLLIESGEGDGGFPVAGARKAIARLETIYRTAQAEANLEKDIHPGKHEVSGKIAYDWLQRHLA encoded by the coding sequence GTGTGGAATCCGGATCGTTTTCTCGAGCAAGTGAATCGCGATAAAACTCCGGCTTATGCGTTCAAGCCCGGCGCACCGGAGGAATGGCTGGAATGGCGGGACGCGCTCGCCGAGGAGCTGAAGCGCGTCCTCGCGATGCCTTCCGGGGAAAATGCCGATTTGGCGCCGGAGCTTCTGGAACGAAAAGACTGCGGAGATTATATGCGAGAGCATATCGTGCTCCGGACGGCTCCGCATTTATCCATGCCTGCTTATGTACTCTTGCCCAAACGTTTCGCGCCGCCCTATCCGGCTGTAATCGCATGTCCCGGCCACGGCTACGGCTACAAAGCGCTTGTCGGGCTGGAGCCGGACGGAAGCGTGCGGCTGGGAGAGCCGGGAATCTACAAGGATTACCCGATCGAACTCGCGAGACGCGGCTTTCTCGTTATCGTGCCCGAGCTGCTCGGCCTCGGGGACCGCAGGCTGGAGCAGGACCGCGACAAGGAGCCGAAGGCGAACTCGTGCTTCCTGCTGGCGATGAATTTGCTGATGGCCGGCAAAACGCTTGCCGGTTACCGGGTGCATGAGCTGATGCGCTGCGCCGATTATTTGTCGGCACGCGGCGATGTCGCGGCGGACCGGATCGGCTGCATGGGCTTCTCCGGCGGGGCGCTTGTCAGCGCCTTGACGGCTGCGCTCGATCGGCGGATCCGGGCGGCCGTCATCAGCGGCTACAGCAATACGTTTGAAGACAGCATTTTGGCAAGCCCGCACTGCGCGGACAACTACATCCCGGGGCTGCTGCGGCTCGCGGACATGCCGGATATTTGGGGATTAATCGCGCCCCGGCCGCTGCTCATCGAATCCGGGGAGGGGGACGGCGGCTTCCCGGTCGCAGGCGCGCGCAAAGCGATTGCCCGGCTGGAAACGATCTATCGCACGGCGCAGGCAGAGGCGAATCTGGAGAAGGACATCCATCCGGGCAAACACGAGGTTTCGGGCAAAATCGCATACGACTGGCTGCAGAGGCACCTGGCGTAG
- a CDS encoding Gfo/Idh/MocA family protein has protein sequence MKRKYAICGVSNRSLKMFIGPMLNTFAERAEVVGLLDIDPRRFEVCRQRFPALGAVPVYAPDDFDAMVAETRPDVIIVTGRDDTHARYTIRALEHGLDVLTEKPMATTGADCRRIMEAERNSRGTVTVAFNYRYSPIHSRIKELVMEGRVGRVTSVDLNWYIDTYHGASYFKRWNRLRKHSGGLSIHKSSHHFDLVNWWIDQRPAEVFAFGALNYFGPDGEHNPERKDGRHCASCADKPDCRYYMRWSSRGKELHVQDDHLDAAAAAERAPYSEYRADACIFDSEIDIEDTYSVSVRYGGGALLSYSVNFSLPYEGYRLAINGTRGRIETMEYHASGRVPFPVPVQTIDYFPLFGSKETIHVVHREGGHGGGDPALLEDVFLGPDPNRAYPVLSGSADGAYAVGIGEAVWRSIKEKRPVRIEDVLEGGAAF, from the coding sequence ATGAAACGGAAATATGCGATATGCGGGGTCAGCAACAGGAGCCTGAAAATGTTTATCGGCCCGATGCTGAATACGTTCGCCGAACGGGCGGAGGTTGTCGGTCTGCTCGATATCGATCCGCGGCGCTTCGAGGTCTGCCGGCAGCGTTTCCCGGCACTCGGCGCTGTCCCGGTCTACGCGCCGGACGATTTTGACGCGATGGTCGCGGAAACCAGGCCGGATGTCATCATCGTAACGGGGCGGGACGATACGCATGCACGGTATACGATCCGCGCGCTGGAGCACGGCCTCGATGTGCTGACCGAGAAGCCGATGGCGACGACCGGGGCCGATTGCCGCCGGATCATGGAAGCCGAACGAAACAGCAGGGGGACCGTAACCGTCGCGTTCAATTACCGCTATTCCCCCATACACAGCCGGATCAAGGAGCTGGTGATGGAAGGCAGGGTCGGCCGGGTGACCTCCGTCGATCTTAACTGGTACATCGACACGTATCACGGGGCGAGCTATTTTAAAAGATGGAACCGCTTACGCAAGCATTCCGGCGGATTGTCCATTCATAAAAGCTCGCATCATTTCGATCTGGTGAACTGGTGGATCGATCAGCGGCCGGCGGAGGTGTTCGCGTTCGGGGCGCTCAACTATTTCGGGCCGGATGGCGAGCACAATCCGGAGCGGAAGGACGGACGCCACTGCGCGTCATGCGCCGACAAGCCGGACTGCCGTTACTATATGCGCTGGTCCTCGCGCGGCAAGGAACTTCACGTGCAGGACGATCACCTCGATGCGGCGGCCGCGGCGGAGCGGGCTCCCTACAGTGAGTACCGCGCCGACGCCTGTATTTTCGATTCGGAAATCGACATCGAGGATACGTATTCGGTCAGCGTCAGATACGGCGGCGGGGCGCTGCTCAGCTATTCCGTCAACTTCTCGCTGCCCTACGAAGGCTACCGGCTTGCCATCAACGGCACCCGCGGCCGAATCGAGACGATGGAATACCACGCTTCCGGCCGGGTGCCGTTCCCGGTGCCGGTGCAGACGATCGATTATTTCCCGCTGTTCGGCTCCAAGGAGACGATTCATGTCGTTCACCGGGAAGGCGGGCACGGCGGCGGCGATCCGGCGCTGCTCGAGGATGTCTTCCTCGGGCCGGATCCGAATCGGGCGTATCCCGTCCTGTCCGGCTCGGCGGACGGCGCGTATGCGGTCGGCATCGGCGAAGCGGTCTGGCGGTCGATCAAGGAGAAGCGTCCGGTCCGAATCGAGGATGTGCTGGAAGGAGGCGCGGCGTTTTGA
- a CDS encoding carbohydrate ABC transporter permease, translating to MARTSAGSRLFDTVNAGILIIVALVAIIPFLFVLSGSFTASEELLNRGVVLIPTKFSLDGYRYIFSADTILRSLGVTVFITVAGTLINLIFTTLTAYPLARKEFWGRGPVMLLILFTMLFSGGMIPTFLVVKSLGLLNSFWSLLIPNAISAFNLIVLRSFFLQLPDGLEESAKIDGCNDFQILLRIALPLSLPALATFALFYAVGHWNTFFNAILYINDNTKWPIQVWLRQIVILSQGGVGDSQNMGADYVVPPGEVIKMAVIVVSTVPILLVYPFLQKHFAKGVLLGSVKG from the coding sequence ATGGCTCGTACGTCTGCCGGTTCGCGCTTGTTCGATACCGTCAATGCCGGTATCCTGATTATTGTTGCGCTGGTCGCCATCATTCCGTTCCTCTTCGTGCTGTCGGGCTCGTTTACGGCTTCCGAAGAGCTGTTGAACCGGGGGGTCGTGCTTATCCCGACCAAATTCTCGCTGGACGGCTACCGGTACATTTTCTCGGCGGATACGATTTTGCGCAGTCTCGGCGTAACGGTCTTCATTACGGTCGCCGGAACGCTGATCAACCTGATCTTCACCACGCTGACCGCCTATCCGCTGGCGAGGAAGGAATTTTGGGGGCGCGGCCCCGTCATGCTGCTTATTTTGTTCACGATGCTGTTCAGCGGCGGCATGATTCCGACGTTTCTGGTCGTCAAGTCGCTCGGACTGCTGAACAGCTTCTGGTCGCTCCTGATTCCGAACGCGATCAGCGCGTTCAACCTGATCGTCCTGCGGAGTTTTTTCCTGCAGCTGCCGGACGGTCTCGAGGAATCGGCGAAAATCGACGGCTGCAACGATTTCCAGATTTTGCTGCGCATCGCGCTGCCGCTGTCGCTGCCCGCCCTGGCGACGTTCGCGTTATTTTATGCGGTCGGGCATTGGAACACGTTTTTCAACGCCATTCTGTACATCAACGACAATACCAAGTGGCCGATTCAGGTCTGGCTGCGGCAAATCGTCATTTTGTCGCAGGGCGGCGTCGGCGATTCGCAAAATATGGGCGCCGATTATGTCGTTCCGCCGGGCGAAGTGATCAAGATGGCGGTGATTGTCGTCTCGACCGTGCCGATTCTGCTCGTCTATCCGTTCCTGCAGAAGCATTTTGCTAAAGGCGTGCTGCTCGGCTCCGTCAAAGGGTAA
- a CDS encoding mandelate racemase/muconate lactonizing enzyme family protein codes for MRPDYADLSYLHLDGSLTQAAGAAGNDELEAAANSQVLQAGEIKSPVVIESIELLLNNGLYFVRSRSKDGSEGVAVASERAEYLHPLLKRLIIPYFIGKDARDLEKLLDGVYVHESNYKLAGLALWCCISWVEASLLDMLGRIAGKPVGELLGGVIRSEVPFYVASGNRGTTPEEEIEVLQRKLEETGAKAIKFKVGGRMSKNADSIAGRSEGLIYLTRRAFGDGMAIHADGNGSYDPPEAVRYGKMLEEIGAFFYEEPCPFDHLEETKEVADALTIPLAFGEQETSMRRFKWIVANGAAQVLQPDLQYNGGFIRTTRVARMAALKGMAVTPHLSSGFGYVYVLHFASYIPNIGKYQECKTGVRDTGYLLAPPMEVKDGFMKAPSGPGLGLDAAEVNRVLRKACAI; via the coding sequence TTGAGACCCGATTACGCGGATTTATCGTATTTGCATTTGGACGGTTCGCTGACGCAGGCGGCTGGCGCCGCCGGCAATGACGAGCTGGAGGCGGCGGCGAACTCGCAGGTGCTCCAGGCCGGGGAAATCAAGTCGCCTGTCGTGATCGAATCGATCGAGCTGCTGTTAAATAACGGGCTTTATTTTGTGCGTTCGCGGTCGAAGGACGGCTCGGAAGGCGTGGCGGTGGCCAGCGAACGGGCCGAATATTTGCATCCGCTGCTGAAACGGCTGATCATCCCGTATTTTATCGGCAAGGACGCCCGTGATCTGGAGAAGCTGCTCGACGGCGTCTATGTGCATGAGAGCAACTACAAGCTGGCGGGGCTGGCGCTGTGGTGCTGCATCTCCTGGGTGGAAGCGAGCCTGCTGGACATGCTCGGCCGGATTGCCGGCAAGCCGGTCGGCGAGCTGCTCGGCGGCGTCATTCGCAGCGAGGTGCCCTTCTATGTGGCAAGCGGCAACCGGGGAACGACACCCGAGGAGGAAATCGAGGTGCTGCAGCGGAAACTGGAGGAAACCGGCGCCAAGGCGATCAAGTTCAAAGTCGGCGGCCGGATGAGCAAAAATGCCGATTCGATAGCCGGACGGTCCGAAGGGCTCATTTATTTGACGCGGCGGGCGTTTGGCGACGGCATGGCGATTCATGCCGATGGAAACGGTTCCTACGACCCGCCCGAAGCGGTCCGGTACGGCAAAATGCTGGAGGAAATCGGCGCCTTTTTCTATGAGGAGCCCTGCCCGTTCGATCATCTGGAGGAAACGAAGGAGGTCGCGGACGCCCTGACGATTCCGCTGGCGTTCGGCGAGCAGGAGACGAGCATGAGACGCTTCAAATGGATTGTCGCGAACGGTGCCGCCCAGGTTCTGCAGCCGGATCTGCAGTATAACGGAGGATTCATCCGAACGACCCGCGTCGCCAGGATGGCGGCGCTGAAGGGAATGGCCGTAACCCCGCACCTGTCGAGCGGCTTCGGCTACGTGTACGTGCTTCATTTCGCCTCCTATATTCCGAATATCGGAAAATATCAGGAGTGCAAGACGGGAGTCCGGGACACCGGGTATTTGCTCGCGCCGCCGATGGAGGTGAAGGACGGCTTTATGAAAGCGCCTTCCGGACCGGGCCTCGGTCTCGATGCCGCCGAAGTGAACCGTGTGCTCCGCAAAGCTTGTGCAATCTAA
- a CDS encoding helix-turn-helix domain-containing protein yields MKLNLSRYQVKLVALCLLIGVIPVTVLGVFSYVRTSSLIERKVLQGNDQLLLQTQTQLENTLKIVDFSIFQLANSQEVNDALQIRIEAKDFPVVDKLSDMLQRIQIYELGIRDIHLINIARQWVINNRGYASLNDFAKAYPLTSLMSSDKPYKWLTLVSGGQGGEPRHASIYLVKRFPNYSAKPSGLLVTEMSDQELFKQLPASSELGSVIVLDERGDNITAGRDAALDRALRNSPLPEEIRQSEASSGYRVGRIGQDQYGFTFRKSAYNGWTYLLIVSLGSIKRESQAIGWATAWACAVIIAIVVVLSLRGAGRLYSPLRRLYQMTAGPGEEPDPKQPKDEFAAIERRVEAMSRSYTHLNVSMEKLTRQLKPVITFRLVQGGLPAKEIDEQVQLFGCAQPYRRLAVAIIRIDSLERTRYLESDRSLLLFALSNIVEETVPPEHRLCPVVIDQAQVTVFRGNQESPEAFKAYLTAALRQIRDNAKSYLGLSVSAGISRPYEAYADTPAAYAEGLDALKYRITRNSETVFFLEDEEPGVQMVMFPEHLEKQLVEAVKFSDEGRASALLKEFLHILSNRELTHNQMQNWLTKLLLDLLYLAEQPDAACPPLDTNATPLYEQLKRLHTLPEIETWFMQRIVEPLIRAGEAGNEAPYDKIAQEIVRMIRSEYDRELTLEECASRLNYHPSYIRRALKKSLNTNFTDCLLAYRMEIAKRWLTDTEMKIADMSRKLQYNNPQNFIRYFKKSTGMTPGQFRENSGGG; encoded by the coding sequence ATGAAGCTCAACCTGTCCCGTTACCAAGTGAAGCTCGTCGCGCTGTGCCTGCTGATCGGCGTCATCCCCGTTACTGTGCTCGGCGTATTCTCGTACGTCAGGACGTCGAGCCTCATCGAACGCAAGGTGCTGCAGGGGAACGACCAGCTGCTGCTCCAGACGCAAACCCAGCTGGAGAATACGCTCAAGATCGTCGATTTCTCCATTTTTCAGCTGGCGAATTCCCAGGAGGTCAACGACGCGCTGCAAATCCGGATCGAGGCGAAGGATTTCCCCGTCGTCGACAAGCTGTCTGATATGCTCCAGCGCATCCAGATCTATGAGCTCGGCATCCGGGATATCCATCTGATCAATATTGCGCGACAGTGGGTCATTAACAACAGAGGATATGCCAGTCTGAACGATTTTGCCAAAGCGTACCCGCTGACCTCCCTGATGTCGTCGGATAAGCCTTACAAATGGCTGACGCTCGTATCGGGAGGTCAAGGCGGGGAGCCGCGGCATGCAAGCATTTACCTGGTGAAACGGTTTCCCAATTATTCGGCGAAGCCTTCCGGTTTGCTGGTCACGGAGATGTCGGATCAGGAGCTGTTCAAGCAGCTTCCGGCGAGCAGCGAGCTCGGTTCGGTGATCGTGCTCGATGAGCGGGGAGACAACATTACCGCAGGCCGCGATGCTGCGCTCGATCGGGCGCTGCGAAATTCGCCGCTGCCGGAGGAAATCCGCCAAAGCGAAGCGAGCAGCGGCTACCGGGTCGGGCGAATCGGTCAGGATCAGTACGGCTTCACGTTCCGCAAATCGGCGTATAACGGATGGACGTACCTGCTGATCGTATCGCTCGGCAGCATCAAGCGCGAATCGCAGGCGATCGGCTGGGCGACGGCCTGGGCCTGCGCGGTCATCATCGCCATCGTGGTCGTGCTATCGCTGCGCGGTGCCGGAAGGCTGTATTCGCCGCTGCGCCGCTTGTACCAGATGACGGCCGGTCCGGGCGAGGAGCCGGATCCGAAGCAGCCGAAGGACGAGTTCGCCGCGATCGAACGGAGGGTGGAAGCAATGTCCCGCAGCTATACGCATCTGAACGTCAGCATGGAGAAGCTGACAAGGCAGCTCAAGCCGGTCATTACCTTCAGGCTGGTGCAGGGCGGGCTGCCGGCCAAGGAAATCGACGAGCAGGTCCAGCTGTTCGGCTGCGCCCAGCCGTACCGCCGCCTTGCCGTCGCAATCATCCGGATCGATTCGCTGGAACGCACGCGGTATCTGGAAAGCGACCGCAGCCTGCTGCTCTTTGCGCTGAGCAATATCGTCGAGGAAACGGTGCCGCCCGAGCACCGGCTGTGCCCCGTCGTGATCGATCAGGCGCAGGTGACCGTTTTCCGCGGCAATCAGGAATCGCCGGAAGCGTTTAAGGCGTACCTGACGGCCGCGCTTCGGCAAATCCGGGACAATGCGAAGAGCTATCTCGGGCTGTCCGTCAGCGCGGGAATCAGCCGTCCTTACGAGGCTTATGCCGATACGCCGGCAGCTTACGCCGAAGGGCTCGATGCGCTGAAATACCGGATTACGCGCAATTCGGAAACCGTTTTCTTCCTCGAGGACGAGGAGCCGGGCGTGCAGATGGTGATGTTCCCCGAGCATCTGGAGAAGCAGCTGGTCGAGGCGGTCAAGTTTTCGGACGAGGGAAGGGCTTCCGCCCTGCTGAAAGAATTTCTGCACATTTTGTCCAACCGGGAACTGACGCACAACCAGATGCAGAACTGGCTGACGAAGCTGCTGCTCGATTTGCTGTACCTCGCGGAGCAGCCGGATGCGGCTTGTCCGCCGCTCGATACGAATGCGACCCCGCTGTACGAGCAGCTGAAACGGCTTCATACGCTGCCTGAAATCGAAACGTGGTTTATGCAGCGGATTGTCGAGCCGCTCATCCGGGCGGGCGAAGCGGGGAACGAAGCGCCGTACGACAAAATCGCCCAGGAAATCGTCCGGATGATCCGGAGCGAATACGACCGCGAGCTGACGCTGGAGGAGTGCGCATCCCGGCTCAATTATCATCCGAGCTACATCAGGCGGGCGCTGAAAAAGAGTTTGAATACCAATTTTACCGACTGTCTGCTCGCGTACCGGATGGAGATCGCTAAGCGATGGCTGACCGATACGGAGATGAAGATCGCCGATATGTCCCGGAAGCTGCAGTACAACAACCCGCAAAATTTTATCCGGTATTTCAAGAAGTCGACCGGCATGACGCCCGGGCAGTTCAGGGAAAACAGCGGCGGCGGTTGA
- a CDS encoding ABC transporter permease: MMAAPGLLYFALFKYLPMWGVLIAFKDYLPFRGFWNSPWVGFKHFDRFFHDSVFRVLFENTLILAVYNIVFFFPVPILIALMLNEMRLEGLKRSIQTAIYIPHFVSWVVVVGMAYTFFSTEGGIFTNMLVHAGFGEVNFLMSNEWFRPMIILESIWKESGWGTIIFLAALSGVDPTLYEAARMDGASRIRQVWHITLPAIRSTIVILFILRLGSFLDTGFEQIFLMLNSTNREVGEVFDTYVYTNGVQQGQFSFSTAVGLFKSLVGLLLVAAANRLAKRFGEQGVY; the protein is encoded by the coding sequence ATGATGGCGGCGCCGGGCCTCTTGTATTTCGCCCTGTTCAAATATTTGCCGATGTGGGGCGTACTCATCGCGTTCAAAGATTATTTGCCGTTTCGGGGCTTCTGGAATAGCCCGTGGGTGGGCTTCAAGCACTTCGACCGATTTTTTCACGATTCGGTATTCCGGGTGCTGTTCGAAAATACGCTGATCCTGGCCGTCTATAACATCGTCTTTTTCTTCCCCGTGCCGATTCTGATCGCGCTGATGCTGAACGAGATGCGGCTCGAGGGGCTGAAGCGGAGCATTCAGACGGCGATTTATATCCCGCATTTCGTCTCGTGGGTCGTGGTGGTCGGCATGGCGTATACCTTCTTCTCGACGGAAGGCGGCATTTTCACCAACATGCTGGTGCATGCGGGCTTCGGCGAGGTCAATTTTCTGATGTCGAACGAATGGTTCCGGCCGATGATTATCCTGGAATCGATCTGGAAGGAATCCGGCTGGGGGACGATCATTTTTCTCGCCGCGCTCTCCGGGGTCGATCCGACGCTGTACGAGGCCGCCAGAATGGACGGCGCCAGCCGGATCAGGCAGGTGTGGCACATTACGCTGCCGGCGATCCGCAGCACGATTGTCATTTTGTTTATTTTGCGGCTCGGATCGTTTCTGGACACCGGCTTCGAGCAAATTTTCCTGATGCTCAATTCCACGAACCGCGAAGTCGGCGAGGTGTTCGACACCTATGTGTATACGAACGGCGTCCAGCAGGGGCAGTTCAGCTTCAGCACCGCCGTCGGGCTGTTCAAATCGCTTGTCGGCCTGCTGCTCGTGGCGGCGGCTAACCGGCTTGCCAAGCGGTTCGGCGAACAGGGCGTTTATTAA
- a CDS encoding ankyrin repeat domain-containing protein, whose product MIGELFSAARSGNAGRLKELLESDPALANAENADGLTPLGFASHFGQAEAVRVLLQYGADVNAVSHSKIGYIPSNTALHAAIAGERNRDVIRLLLAHGARTSLFDSSGYTCLHTAAFHILQLLIEHGADVNARAGGGGTPLAIANERGNLKAAAFLKQHAAV is encoded by the coding sequence ATGATCGGCGAATTGTTTTCGGCGGCCCGGTCGGGTAACGCCGGCCGGTTGAAGGAACTGCTCGAATCGGACCCGGCGCTGGCGAACGCGGAAAATGCCGACGGTCTGACGCCGCTTGGGTTCGCGTCGCATTTCGGTCAAGCGGAGGCCGTTCGGGTGCTGCTGCAATACGGCGCGGATGTGAATGCCGTATCTCATTCCAAAATCGGCTATATTCCGTCCAATACCGCCCTGCATGCCGCCATTGCGGGCGAGCGGAACCGAGATGTCATCCGGCTGCTGCTTGCGCATGGCGCACGGACGAGCCTGTTCGACAGCAGCGGCTACACGTGTTTGCATACCGCCGCTTTTCACATTTTGCAATTGCTGATCGAGCATGGCGCGGATGTGAATGCCCGTGCCGGCGGGGGAGGTACGCCGCTCGCCATCGCAAATGAGCGGGGAAACCTTAAGGCTGCGGCATTTCTAAAACAGCATGCCGCGGTTTAA
- a CDS encoding extracellular solute-binding protein translates to MAVREIRRKGLLAAGVLGLSLVTACSGGGGGGSDSGPDTAGAPANSGSSTSAPVEITMMNQYLTAEPPKMDSEPMKLLQQYTNSKLNVTWVPSSSYSEKVTASIAVAGDLPMLMLVKDDRNPAIIEAARAGQFWELGPYLKDYPNLKSLDPGRLSNISIDGKVYGIYRWRPIARNGIIIRKDWLDNLGLQEPKTLDELLNVMKKFTTDDPDKDGKNDTFGIAFDSNSAQFNHFLSIMGGPNLWQYQDGKMTPDFMTKAYMDTLKLLHRMYVDKLFNSDFPVVKDRTTLINQGKAGVYIGAYDDLNARFTDLYKSNPNAKLDTVPNISGPDGKIHVQGGTGYNSVFMIPKTSVKTEDQLRQVLSFIDKLGDQDVLNLMTWGIEGKHYKVENGKAVRIDEQVYTDEVYNTLFQMMVFDGSKAMPGEIDPSVAKFNQLIKDNEQYAVPDPAQALLSPTEMEKGTQLDQIIMDARTKFIIGEIDEKGFQQALDNWRKSGGDKVIAEYEQEYAKTAKQ, encoded by the coding sequence ATGGCAGTACGAGAGATAAGAAGAAAAGGTCTGCTGGCAGCGGGCGTACTGGGGCTTAGCTTGGTCACGGCTTGTTCGGGCGGAGGAGGCGGAGGATCGGATTCCGGACCTGACACCGCGGGCGCTCCCGCAAATTCCGGCTCTTCGACTTCGGCTCCGGTCGAAATTACGATGATGAACCAGTATTTAACCGCGGAGCCGCCGAAAATGGACAGCGAGCCGATGAAGCTGCTGCAGCAGTATACGAATTCGAAGCTGAACGTCACCTGGGTGCCAAGCTCCAGCTATAGCGAGAAGGTCACCGCTTCGATCGCCGTGGCCGGCGATCTCCCGATGCTGATGCTCGTGAAGGACGACCGCAACCCGGCGATCATCGAAGCCGCGCGGGCGGGCCAGTTCTGGGAGCTTGGGCCTTACCTGAAGGACTACCCGAACCTGAAGTCGCTCGATCCCGGACGGTTGTCGAACATATCCATCGACGGCAAAGTATACGGCATTTACCGCTGGCGCCCGATTGCCCGCAACGGCATTATCATCCGCAAAGATTGGCTCGACAATCTCGGCCTGCAGGAGCCCAAAACGCTTGACGAGCTGCTGAACGTGATGAAGAAATTCACGACGGACGATCCCGACAAGGACGGCAAAAACGATACGTTCGGCATCGCGTTCGACTCCAACAGCGCGCAGTTCAATCATTTCCTGTCCATTATGGGCGGACCGAACCTGTGGCAGTATCAGGACGGCAAAATGACGCCCGATTTTATGACGAAAGCATACATGGATACGCTCAAGCTGCTGCACCGGATGTATGTCGACAAGCTGTTCAACAGCGACTTCCCGGTCGTGAAGGACCGCACCACGCTCATTAATCAGGGCAAGGCGGGCGTCTACATCGGCGCCTATGACGACTTGAACGCACGGTTCACGGATTTGTACAAATCGAACCCGAACGCCAAGCTCGACACGGTGCCGAACATCAGCGGACCCGACGGCAAAATCCATGTCCAGGGCGGGACGGGCTACAACAGCGTATTCATGATTCCGAAGACGAGTGTCAAAACCGAGGATCAGCTCAGGCAGGTGCTGAGCTTTATCGACAAGCTCGGCGACCAGGACGTGCTGAACCTGATGACCTGGGGAATCGAAGGAAAGCATTATAAGGTGGAGAACGGCAAGGCCGTCCGCATCGACGAGCAGGTCTATACCGACGAAGTGTACAACACGCTGTTCCAGATGATGGTGTTCGACGGCAGCAAGGCGATGCCGGGCGAAATCGACCCGAGCGTCGCCAAGTTCAATCAGCTGATCAAGGATAACGAGCAGTACGCCGTTCCGGATCCGGCCCAAGCGCTCCTGTCCCCGACGGAAATGGAAAAGGGCACGCAGCTGGACCAGATTATTATGGACGCCAGGACGAAATTCATTATCGGAGAGATCGACGAGAAGGGCTTCCAGCAGGCGCTCGACAACTGGCGGAAATCCGGAGGCGACAAGGTCATTGCCGAATACGAGCAGGAGTACGCCAAAACGGCAAAACAATAA